A single genomic interval of Microbacterium sp. BLY harbors:
- a CDS encoding DUF202 domain-containing protein gives MTPSPSPTPPSRLADPGLQPERTELAWRRTALAIAIGSLLSLRVFPLVLPDGSAGWGLVPGVLGVGTAALLWGAARRRQRRTTAVLTARATGPLPSGGLPLVLTVFATGFGVVALILVVVATLAR, from the coding sequence ATGACCCCCTCGCCCTCGCCCACGCCCCCCTCGCGCCTCGCCGATCCGGGGCTGCAGCCGGAGCGCACGGAGCTCGCCTGGCGGCGCACCGCACTCGCGATCGCGATCGGCTCCCTGCTGTCGCTGCGGGTGTTCCCCCTCGTGCTGCCGGACGGTTCCGCAGGATGGGGTCTCGTGCCGGGCGTGCTCGGGGTGGGCACGGCAGCCCTGCTGTGGGGGGCCGCGCGCCGCCGACAGCGCCGGACGACCGCGGTGCTCACCGCCCGCGCGACCGGCCCGCTACCGAGCGGAGGCCTCCCCCTGGTGCTCACGGTGTTCGCCACCGGGTTCGGCGTCGTCGCCCTGATACTCGTGGTCGTGGCCACGCTGGCCCGCTGA
- a CDS encoding YidH family protein, translating into MRRFPASVYRVGDEPDPRFSLANERTFLAWTRTGLALIAGGVALEVLGLDLHPGFRLAASLLLIIAGTAVAPLAWFEWMRAERALRLGHPLPGALSAVVLAVVVVATGLLVLAGVLWR; encoded by the coding sequence ATGCGACGATTCCCCGCCTCCGTCTACCGGGTCGGGGACGAGCCCGACCCGCGGTTCTCGCTCGCCAACGAGCGCACGTTCCTGGCGTGGACCCGGACCGGTCTGGCGCTGATCGCGGGCGGCGTCGCCCTCGAGGTCCTCGGGCTCGACCTGCACCCGGGTTTCCGCCTCGCGGCCTCGCTGCTGCTCATCATCGCCGGCACGGCCGTGGCGCCGCTGGCCTGGTTCGAGTGGATGCGGGCGGAGCGCGCGCTGCGGCTCGGGCACCCCCTGCCGGGCGCGCTGTCGGCGGTGGTGCTCGCCGTCGTGGTCGTGGCGACCGGGCTGCTCGTGCTCGCCGGCGTGCTGTGGCGCTGA